A region of the Synechococcus sp. PCC 7502 genome:
TGTACAACTCTATTTCTGTAGTAATTTTCCACTTTAGCTGGAAGATGCAATCTGACCTATTTGGAAGTGTTGACCCCAATGGCAATATCACAACTTTAGCGGGTGGTAACTTTGCTCAAAGTGCTATTACTATTAACGGTTGGTTGCGTGACTTCCTATGGGCACAAGCTTCTCAGGTAATTCAATCCTATGGTTCTGCATTGTCTGCCTATGGACTATTGTTCTTGGGTGCTCACTTTATCTGGGCATTCAGCTTAATGTTCCTATTCAGTGGACGTGGCTATTGGCAAGAATTGATTGAATCTATTGTTTGGGCACACAGTAAATTAAATGTCGCTCCAGCAATTCAACCTCGAGCCTTGAGTATTGTGCAAGGACGGGCAGTGGGCTTGGCTCACTATCTTCTGGGCGGAATTGTCACCACATGGGCATTCTTCCTAGCTCGTTATGCGGCATTAGGATAATAGCGAGGAAAACTAAAAACTATGGCAACTAAATTCCCTAAATATAGCCAAGACATCGCTAACGATCCTTCTACTCGTAGAATTTGGTATGCGATCGCTACGGCTAATGACTTTGAAAGTCACGATGGCGTAACTGAAGAAAGTCTTTACCAAAAGATTTTTGCTTCTCACTTTGGTCATCTGGCAATTATCTTTCTTTGGACTTCAGGTAATCTTTTCCATGTCGCTTGGCAAGGCAACTTCGAGCAATGGATCAAAGACCCTCTAAACATCAGCCCGATCGCCCATGCGATTTGGGATCCTCACTTCGGTCAAAGTGCTGTAGAGGCATTTACCCAAGGCGGGGCATCTGGTCCAGTTAATATCTCTTTCTCTGGTGTCTATCACTGGTGGTACACCATCGGTATTCGGACAAATGCTGAGCTTTATGCTGGAGCGATCGCTCTATTAATCTTCTCAAGCATTTTGCTATTTGCTGGCTGGCTCCACCTCCAACCTAGTTTTCGTCCTAGCTTGTCTTGGTTCAAGAATGCTGAATCTCGACTAAATCACCACTTAGCTGGTTTGTTCGGAGTAAGTTCCTTAGCTTGGACTGGTCACTTAGTTCATGTGGCAATTCCCGAATCCCGTGGTATCCATGTCGGTTGGGACAACTTCTTGAGTGTTCCCCCTCACCCAGCAGGGCTTGCACCTTTCTTTACTGGTAATTGGGGCGTGTATGCTCAAAATCCTGATACGGCAGGTCATATTTTTAACTCTGCCCAAGGTGCTGGCACCGCAATTCTGACCTTCCTTGGTGGATTCCATCCCCAAACTGAGTCTCTGTGGTTAACTGACATTGCCCATCACCACTTAGCGATCGCTGTCATCTTCATTATTGCTGGTCATCAATATCGTACTAACTTTGGTATTGGTAGCAGCATTAAGGAAATTTTGAATGCTCACCGTCCACCTGAAGGTACTCCCTTTGGTGGTGCTTTAGGTGCAGGTCATAAAGGTCTCTATGACACGATCAATAACTCTTTACACTTCCAATTGGGTCTAGCTCTTGCTTCTTTAGGTGTAGTTACATCTCTGGTGGCACAGCACATGTACTCTTTACCTTCCTATGCTTTTATTGCTAAGGATTACACCACTCAGGCTGCTCTTTATACCCATCACCAGTATATTGCTGGATTCTTGATGGTTGGGGCATTTGCCCATGGTGCGATCTTCTTCATTCGTGATTATGATCCTGAAGCAAATAAAGATAACGTTCTAGCTCGTATTCTTGATCACAAAGAAGCGATTATCTCTCACCTAAGCTGGGTATCTTTATTCTTGGGCTTCCATACCTTAGGTATTTATGTTCATAACGACGTAATGCAAGCCTTTGGTACCCCTGAAAAGCAAATCTTGATCGAACCTGTATTTGCTCAATGGATTCAAGCTGCCCACGGTAAGGCTCTGTATGGTTTTGATACTTTGCTGTCTAACTCTTCTAGTATTGCCACCACCGCTTGGCCCAATGCTGGTAATGTGTGGCTACCTGGATGGTTACAAGCTATCAACGCTGGTGACAACTCCTTATTCTTAACAATTGGACCTGGTGACTTATTGGTTCATCATGCGATCGCCCTTGGTTTGCACACCACTACCTTAATCTTGGTTAAAGGTGCCTTAGACGCTCGTGGTTCTAAACTGATGCCAGATAAAAAAGACTTTGGCTACAGCTTCCCTTGTGATGGACCCGGTCGTGGCGGTACTTGCGATATCTCGGCTTGGGATTCCTTTTACCTGGCTATGTTCTGGATGCTGAATACGATCGGTTGGGTAACCTTCTACTGGCACTGGAAACATTTGGCAGTATGGCAGGGTAACACTGCTCAGTTTGATAGCTCTTCAGTAACAATCATGGGTTGGTTGCGTGATTACCTATGGTTGAATTCTTCTCAGTTAATCAATGGTTATAACCCCTATGGGATGAATAACATCGCTGTTTGGTCTTGGATATTCCTATTCGGTCACCTCGTATGGGCAACTGGATTCATGTTCTTGATCTCTTGGCGTGGTTACTGGCAAGAATTGATCGAAACCTTGGTATGGGCGCACCAACGTACTCCT
Encoded here:
- the psaB gene encoding photosystem I core protein PsaB, which produces MATKFPKYSQDIANDPSTRRIWYAIATANDFESHDGVTEESLYQKIFASHFGHLAIIFLWTSGNLFHVAWQGNFEQWIKDPLNISPIAHAIWDPHFGQSAVEAFTQGGASGPVNISFSGVYHWWYTIGIRTNAELYAGAIALLIFSSILLFAGWLHLQPSFRPSLSWFKNAESRLNHHLAGLFGVSSLAWTGHLVHVAIPESRGIHVGWDNFLSVPPHPAGLAPFFTGNWGVYAQNPDTAGHIFNSAQGAGTAILTFLGGFHPQTESLWLTDIAHHHLAIAVIFIIAGHQYRTNFGIGSSIKEILNAHRPPEGTPFGGALGAGHKGLYDTINNSLHFQLGLALASLGVVTSLVAQHMYSLPSYAFIAKDYTTQAALYTHHQYIAGFLMVGAFAHGAIFFIRDYDPEANKDNVLARILDHKEAIISHLSWVSLFLGFHTLGIYVHNDVMQAFGTPEKQILIEPVFAQWIQAAHGKALYGFDTLLSNSSSIATTAWPNAGNVWLPGWLQAINAGDNSLFLTIGPGDLLVHHAIALGLHTTTLILVKGALDARGSKLMPDKKDFGYSFPCDGPGRGGTCDISAWDSFYLAMFWMLNTIGWVTFYWHWKHLAVWQGNTAQFDSSSVTIMGWLRDYLWLNSSQLINGYNPYGMNNIAVWSWIFLFGHLVWATGFMFLISWRGYWQELIETLVWAHQRTPLAQLVSWKDKPVALSIVQARLVGLAHFTVGYIFTYAAFLIASTSTAFG